Proteins from a genomic interval of Actinomycetota bacterium:
- the metH gene encoding methionine synthase: MGSSSFLDAVRERVVIYDGATGTTLQARDLSADDFGGPSLEGCNEVLVDTRPDVVADFHRAFLDVGVDVVETDTFGGFATVLAEYQIADRAYELNVKAARIAREVASGYPGRWVAGSMGPGTKLPSLGQIRFAPLRDAYEEQARGLLDGGVDLLLVETVYDLLQAKAALVGCRRAMAATGRDVPIQLQVTMETNGRMLLGTEIGAALTALEAMGPDVFGLNCATGPREMNEHLRHLSQHSRLPISCLPNAGLPSVVDGRTHYDLTPDELADFQTRFITDLGVSVVGGCCGTTPEHLSRVVERCRDLTPARREPAHEPGAASIYSAVPFAQETSFLVVGERTNANGSRKFRDAMLEADWDGCVQMAREQLKEGAHVLDVCVDYVGRDGTADMDEIASRFATQASVPLVMDSTEPQVMEAGLQWIGGRAILNSANLEDGEAPGSRLDRVMKLAREYGAAVICLLIDEEGQARDVEWKLRVAHRIHDLAINRYGLSPGDIIFDALTFPLSTGDDDLRADAMATIEAIRRIKAELPGVFTVLGVSNVSFGLKPAARHVLNSVFLHECVEAGLDAAIVHAARIMPLNRIDEHQRQVALDLVYDRRRDGYDPLQELLAVFEGVDTTTVEKEDRSGWPVDERLKHRIIDGDREGLEADLDNALTSHTALEIVNDVLLEGMKVVGELFASGEMQLPFVLQSAECMKTAVAYLEPHMEKADQGGKGRIVLGTVKGDVHDIGKNLVDIILTNNGYEVFNLGIKVPIADLIAKAEEVSADALGMSGLLVKSTLIMRDNLEELNQRGLSTLPVLLGGAALTRSYVERDLRGVYEGRVFYGKDAFEGLRTMERLMTLKKGAGLDSDPEFGRELTGRVLPKREKREVDASALPSRSPDVETDNPVFVPPWLGSQVVKGISIDEIAAYLNETALFRNQWQFRPEGGVEKDDAFKARIRPILREQLAQAKTSGVLVPQVVYGYFAANGEGNDVVLWKDESRTAEWMRFPFPRQTVAPFLCIADFFRPVESGETDYAAFHIVTMGNAISEATAELFEANRYQDYLLLHGLGVEMAEALAEYWHLRIRQEWGFAAGLFRQQYRGGRYSWGYPACPDLEDNLKVAELLEADRIGVTVAEGFQYHPEQTTSALICHHPKAKYFVAR; this comes from the coding sequence ATGGGATCCAGCAGCTTCCTCGACGCCGTGCGTGAACGCGTCGTGATCTACGACGGCGCCACCGGCACGACGTTGCAGGCACGCGACCTCAGCGCCGACGACTTCGGGGGCCCGTCGCTCGAGGGTTGCAACGAGGTCCTGGTCGACACCCGGCCCGACGTGGTGGCCGACTTCCACCGCGCGTTCCTTGACGTCGGCGTCGACGTGGTCGAGACCGACACGTTCGGCGGTTTCGCCACCGTGCTGGCCGAGTACCAGATCGCCGATCGGGCCTACGAGCTCAACGTCAAGGCGGCGCGCATCGCCAGGGAGGTGGCGTCGGGCTATCCGGGCAGGTGGGTGGCGGGCTCGATGGGGCCGGGCACCAAGCTCCCCTCGCTCGGCCAGATCCGCTTCGCCCCGCTGCGCGACGCGTACGAGGAGCAGGCCCGCGGGCTGCTCGATGGCGGCGTCGACCTCCTCCTCGTCGAGACCGTCTACGACCTCCTGCAGGCCAAGGCCGCGCTCGTCGGTTGCCGGCGGGCTATGGCCGCGACCGGGCGCGACGTCCCGATCCAGCTGCAGGTCACCATGGAGACCAACGGCCGCATGCTGCTGGGCACCGAGATCGGGGCCGCTCTCACCGCGCTCGAGGCGATGGGCCCCGATGTGTTCGGCCTCAACTGCGCCACCGGGCCCCGCGAAATGAACGAGCACCTTCGCCACCTGTCGCAGCACTCGCGGCTGCCGATCTCGTGCCTGCCGAACGCGGGTCTGCCTTCGGTGGTCGACGGGCGCACGCACTACGACCTCACGCCCGACGAGCTGGCCGATTTCCAAACCCGCTTCATCACCGATCTCGGCGTGTCGGTGGTGGGCGGTTGCTGCGGCACCACGCCCGAGCATCTGAGCCGGGTGGTCGAGCGTTGCCGCGACCTCACACCGGCCCGTCGCGAGCCGGCGCACGAGCCCGGCGCGGCATCGATCTACAGCGCGGTGCCGTTCGCCCAGGAGACGTCGTTCCTCGTCGTCGGCGAGCGCACCAACGCCAACGGCTCGAGGAAGTTCCGCGACGCGATGCTGGAAGCCGACTGGGACGGTTGCGTGCAGATGGCGCGTGAGCAGTTGAAGGAAGGCGCCCACGTGCTCGACGTGTGCGTCGACTACGTCGGCCGCGACGGCACCGCCGACATGGACGAGATCGCGTCACGCTTCGCCACCCAGGCCAGCGTCCCGCTGGTGATGGACTCCACCGAGCCCCAGGTGATGGAGGCGGGGCTCCAGTGGATCGGCGGCCGTGCCATCCTCAACTCCGCCAACCTGGAGGACGGCGAGGCGCCCGGCTCGCGGCTCGACCGGGTGATGAAGCTCGCCCGCGAGTACGGGGCGGCCGTCATCTGCCTGCTCATCGATGAGGAGGGCCAGGCGCGCGACGTCGAGTGGAAGCTGCGCGTCGCCCACCGCATCCACGACCTCGCGATCAACCGTTACGGCCTGTCACCCGGCGACATCATCTTCGACGCGCTCACCTTCCCGCTCTCGACGGGCGACGACGACCTGCGGGCCGACGCGATGGCAACCATCGAGGCGATCCGCCGCATCAAGGCCGAGCTGCCCGGCGTGTTCACCGTGCTCGGCGTCTCCAACGTGTCGTTCGGGCTCAAACCCGCGGCCCGCCACGTCCTCAACTCTGTGTTCCTGCACGAGTGCGTGGAAGCGGGCCTCGACGCGGCGATCGTGCACGCGGCGCGCATCATGCCTCTGAACCGCATCGACGAGCACCAGCGCCAGGTCGCGCTCGACCTCGTCTACGACCGCCGGCGCGACGGCTACGACCCGCTGCAGGAGCTGCTCGCGGTCTTCGAGGGCGTCGACACCACCACCGTCGAGAAGGAGGACCGCAGCGGCTGGCCCGTCGACGAGCGGCTCAAGCACCGCATCATCGACGGCGACCGTGAAGGCCTCGAGGCCGACCTCGACAACGCGCTCACCTCGCACACCGCGCTCGAGATCGTGAACGACGTCCTGCTCGAAGGCATGAAGGTGGTGGGCGAGCTCTTCGCCTCGGGCGAGATGCAGCTTCCGTTCGTGTTGCAGTCGGCCGAATGCATGAAGACGGCCGTCGCCTACCTCGAGCCCCACATGGAGAAGGCCGACCAGGGGGGCAAGGGCCGCATCGTGCTGGGCACGGTGAAGGGCGACGTGCACGACATCGGCAAGAACCTGGTCGACATCATCCTCACCAACAACGGCTACGAGGTGTTCAACCTCGGCATCAAGGTGCCGATCGCCGACCTCATCGCCAAGGCCGAGGAGGTCAGCGCCGACGCGCTCGGCATGAGCGGGTTGCTCGTGAAGAGCACGCTGATCATGCGCGACAACCTCGAGGAGCTGAACCAGCGCGGCCTCTCGACGCTCCCGGTCCTGCTCGGCGGGGCGGCCCTCACCCGCTCGTACGTCGAACGCGACCTGCGCGGCGTGTACGAAGGCCGCGTCTTCTACGGCAAGGACGCCTTCGAGGGCCTGCGCACCATGGAGCGGCTGATGACGCTCAAGAAGGGGGCGGGGCTCGACAGCGACCCCGAGTTCGGGCGCGAGCTGACCGGCCGCGTCCTGCCGAAGCGCGAGAAGCGCGAGGTCGACGCCTCCGCACTGCCCTCACGGTCACCCGACGTCGAGACCGACAACCCCGTGTTCGTGCCGCCGTGGCTCGGCTCGCAGGTCGTGAAGGGCATCTCCATCGACGAGATCGCCGCCTACCTCAACGAGACCGCGCTGTTCCGCAACCAGTGGCAGTTCCGGCCAGAAGGCGGCGTAGAGAAGGACGACGCGTTCAAGGCCCGCATCCGGCCGATCCTGCGCGAGCAGCTGGCCCAGGCCAAGACATCGGGGGTGTTGGTGCCGCAGGTCGTCTACGGCTACTTCGCGGCGAACGGCGAGGGGAACGACGTCGTGCTCTGGAAGGACGAGAGCCGCACGGCCGAGTGGATGCGCTTTCCGTTCCCGCGCCAGACGGTGGCACCGTTCCTGTGCATCGCCGACTTCTTCCGTCCGGTCGAGAGCGGCGAGACCGACTACGCCGCCTTCCACATCGTCACCATGGGCAATGCGATCTCGGAGGCCACGGCCGAGCTGTTCGAGGCCAACCGCTATCAGGACTACCTGTTGCTGCATGGGCTCGGCGTCGAGATGGCCGAGGCCCTGGCCGAGTACTGGCACCTGCGCATCCGCCAGGAGTGGGGCTTCGCCGCGGGCCTCTTCCGCCAGCAGTACCGCGGCGGGCGCTACTCGTGGGGCTACCCGGCCTGTCCCGACCTGGAGGACAACCTCAAGGTGGCCGAGCTGCTCGAGGCCGACCGCATCGGCGTCACCGTCGCCGAGGGCTTCCAGTACCACCCCGAGCAGACCACCTCCGCCCTGATCTGCCACCACCCCAAGGCCAAGTACTTCGTCGCGCGGTAA
- a CDS encoding aminopeptidase P family protein, with amino-acid sequence MGELGVDALLLSLGADLPWLTGYEAMPLERLTMLVLPSDARPTLVVPRLEAPRVEHDEELFALLPWDETDDPVRLVADLVGSRASLSVSDRTWATFVLDLQDSLPAARFSVASRVTAPLRAVKDDEEVAALRRAAAAADRVATQLVSGDIALVGRTEADVSRDIGRRLVAEGHQRVNFAIVGSGPNSASPHHGAGGRVIAAGEPVVCDFGGTFDSYCSDITRTVFTGAPPPEYRDLYSVLEAAQAAAVDAATVGTPCEDVDAVARRLIDDGGYGPHFIHRTGHGIGLEEHEDPYLVGGNCEPLAPGHAFSVEPGIYLEGRWGARLEDIVVATAAGPEAINGVDHGLAVVEA; translated from the coding sequence ATGGGTGAGCTCGGGGTCGACGCCCTGCTGCTGTCGCTCGGCGCCGACCTGCCGTGGCTCACCGGCTACGAGGCCATGCCCCTCGAGCGCCTCACCATGCTCGTGCTCCCGTCCGACGCGCGCCCCACTCTCGTCGTCCCCCGCCTCGAGGCGCCGCGCGTCGAGCACGACGAGGAGCTGTTCGCGCTGTTGCCGTGGGACGAGACCGACGACCCGGTGCGACTGGTGGCCGACCTGGTGGGGTCGCGCGCGTCTCTTAGTGTGTCCGACCGCACCTGGGCGACGTTCGTGCTCGACCTGCAGGACTCGCTCCCGGCCGCGCGCTTCTCGGTTGCGTCGAGGGTCACGGCTCCGCTCCGGGCCGTGAAGGACGACGAGGAGGTCGCCGCCCTACGGCGAGCCGCCGCGGCCGCCGATCGCGTCGCCACGCAGCTCGTTTCGGGCGACATCGCGCTCGTCGGTCGTACCGAGGCCGATGTGTCGCGCGACATCGGGCGCCGGCTCGTGGCCGAGGGTCATCAGCGCGTGAACTTCGCCATCGTGGGGAGCGGGCCCAACTCGGCCAGCCCGCACCACGGCGCCGGCGGGCGCGTCATCGCCGCGGGTGAGCCGGTCGTGTGCGACTTCGGCGGCACCTTCGACAGCTACTGCTCCGACATCACGCGCACGGTGTTCACCGGAGCGCCACCGCCGGAGTACCGCGATCTCTACTCCGTGCTCGAGGCCGCGCAGGCCGCCGCGGTCGACGCCGCCACGGTGGGCACGCCGTGCGAGGACGTCGACGCCGTCGCCCGCCGCCTCATCGACGACGGCGGCTACGGTCCGCACTTCATCCACCGCACCGGCCACGGCATCGGGCTGGAGGAGCACGAGGACCCTTACCTGGTCGGTGGCAACTGCGAGCCGCTCGCGCCGGGCCACGCGTTCTCGGTTGAGCCCGGCATCTATCTCGAAGGTCGATGGGGCGCGCGCCTCGAGGACATCGTGGTGGCCACCGCCGCCGGTCCGGAGGCGATCAACGGGGTCGACCACGGCCTGGCCGTGGTGGAGGCGTAG
- a CDS encoding SDR family oxidoreductase — protein sequence MELGIAGKVALVTAASKGLGRASAQALSEEGASVVICARGEDALKEAAAGMPGDVHAVVADVTRPEVPRQLVDAAVERFGGLDILVANAGGPPPGRALDVDDDAVRAAVEANLLTSVRLVRSAVPHMHASGWGRICLITSYSVKQPIPTLALSNVARTGLWAWAKTASADLFADGITLNLACPGPHATDRMKQLGGLGVHGDPADFGRIVAFLCSEPTRFVSGVALPVDGAAILGLL from the coding sequence GTGGAGCTCGGTATCGCCGGGAAGGTCGCGCTGGTCACGGCCGCCTCGAAGGGCCTGGGTCGGGCGAGCGCCCAGGCCCTGAGCGAGGAGGGGGCGAGTGTCGTCATCTGCGCCCGCGGCGAGGACGCGCTGAAGGAGGCCGCGGCGGGGATGCCCGGTGACGTGCACGCGGTGGTGGCCGACGTCACCCGACCCGAGGTGCCTCGGCAACTGGTCGACGCCGCGGTCGAGCGCTTCGGGGGGCTCGACATCCTGGTCGCCAACGCGGGCGGCCCACCGCCGGGTCGCGCCCTCGACGTCGACGACGACGCGGTGCGCGCCGCGGTCGAGGCCAACCTGCTCACCTCGGTGCGGCTCGTGCGCAGCGCGGTCCCGCACATGCATGCGAGCGGTTGGGGCCGGATCTGCCTCATCACCTCGTACTCGGTCAAGCAGCCCATCCCCACGCTCGCGCTGTCCAACGTCGCGCGCACGGGCCTGTGGGCGTGGGCCAAGACCGCGTCGGCCGACCTCTTCGCCGACGGCATCACGCTCAACCTGGCGTGCCCCGGTCCGCACGCGACCGACCGCATGAAGCAGCTCGGCGGTTTGGGGGTGCACGGCGACCCCGCCGACTTCGGCCGCATCGTCGCGTTCCTGTGCTCCGAACCGACCCGCTTCGTCAGCGGGGTGGCGCTCCCGGTCGACGGGGCCGCGATCCTCGGTCTGCTGTAG